Proteins encoded by one window of Planktothrix tepida PCC 9214:
- the pds gene encoding 15-cis-phytoene desaturase: protein MRVAIAGAGLAGLACAKYLTDLGHTPIVLERRDVLGGKVAAWKDEDGDWYETGLHIFFGAYPNMLQLFKELDIEDRLQWKEHSMIFNQPEKPGTYSRFDFPNLPAPFNGVVAILRNNDMLTWPEKIRFGLGLIPAMLQGQKYVEEMDKYSFSEWLKLHNVPPRVEKEVFIAMSKALNFINPDEISSTVILTALNRFLQEKNGSKMAFLDGSPTERLCQPLVDYITERGGEVRLNAPIKEFLLNADGTVKGFLIRGLNDTPDQVLTADLYVSAMPVDPLKVMLPQPWQEMDYFKQLEGLEGVPVINVHLWFDRKLTNVDHLLFSRSPLLSVYADMSNTCKEYSNPDRSMLELVLAPAKDWISKSDEDIVAATMAELEKLFPEEIPHPAKLLKSHVVKTPRSVYKATPGRQAHRPSQKTPIPNFYLTGDYTMQRYLASMEGAVLSGKLTAQAIQEDLTSDRFLALSAPSANVASPSPIPS, encoded by the coding sequence ATGCGAGTTGCGATCGCTGGAGCAGGTTTAGCGGGACTGGCTTGTGCCAAGTATCTCACCGATCTTGGTCACACTCCTATCGTCTTAGAACGACGGGACGTTTTGGGGGGGAAAGTCGCAGCCTGGAAAGATGAAGACGGCGACTGGTACGAAACCGGGTTGCATATTTTCTTCGGGGCCTATCCCAATATGTTGCAGTTATTCAAAGAACTGGACATCGAAGATCGGCTGCAATGGAAAGAACATTCCATGATCTTCAACCAACCGGAGAAACCCGGAACCTATTCCCGGTTTGACTTTCCTAATCTCCCAGCCCCCTTTAACGGAGTAGTGGCAATTCTCCGTAATAACGATATGTTGACCTGGCCGGAAAAAATTCGGTTTGGTTTAGGGTTAATTCCCGCCATGCTCCAGGGTCAAAAATACGTCGAGGAGATGGATAAATATTCTTTCTCAGAATGGCTGAAACTCCACAACGTTCCGCCAAGGGTTGAGAAAGAAGTGTTTATTGCCATGTCTAAAGCTTTGAATTTCATCAACCCTGATGAAATCTCCTCAACGGTGATTTTAACGGCTTTAAACCGTTTTCTCCAAGAAAAGAACGGTTCTAAAATGGCATTTTTAGACGGTTCTCCCACGGAACGGCTGTGCCAACCTCTGGTAGATTACATCACAGAACGCGGCGGAGAAGTGCGTCTGAATGCCCCGATTAAAGAATTTTTACTCAACGCAGATGGAACCGTCAAAGGCTTCTTAATTCGCGGGTTAAACGACACCCCTGATCAGGTGTTAACGGCTGATCTCTACGTTTCTGCCATGCCCGTTGACCCCCTGAAGGTGATGTTACCCCAACCTTGGCAAGAAATGGACTATTTCAAACAGCTAGAGGGGTTAGAAGGGGTTCCGGTGATTAACGTGCATTTATGGTTTGATCGCAAGTTAACAAATGTTGACCATTTGCTGTTTTCCCGTTCTCCCTTACTCAGCGTCTATGCAGATATGAGTAATACCTGTAAAGAGTATTCCAATCCTGACCGTTCTATGCTGGAATTGGTATTGGCTCCGGCAAAGGATTGGATTAGTAAATCGGATGAGGACATCGTGGCAGCGACGATGGCAGAGTTGGAGAAACTCTTTCCAGAGGAAATCCCCCACCCCGCTAAATTGCTGAAATCCCACGTCGTGAAAACGCCGCGTTCCGTTTATAAAGCGACTCCTGGGCGACAAGCTCATCGTCCATCCCAGAAAACGCCTATTCCTAATTTCTATCTGACTGGAGATTACACGATGCAGCGTTATTTGGCCAGTATGGAAGGGGCTGTGCTTTCTGGTAAGCTGACAGCACAGGCGATTCAAGAAGATTTGACTTCGGATCGTTTTTTGGCTTTGTCTGCGCCATCGGCTAACGTTGCTTCCCCAAGTCCTATTCCTTCCTAG
- a CDS encoding transposase, whose translation MPYNPQIHHRRFIRLKGYNYTQPGGYFVTICTKEKQCLFGDIVQGEMRFNSLGAIAFNTWQQIPETFPHVELDYFVIMPNHIHGILIFHEILSDPQFPVGARRASPLHRTSLSQLEISAKSTQQPHGAAPKSLGAVVGWYKSSVSKLINRICNNSGQGLIWQRDYYEEIIRDERALNHIRKYIVENPARWDDDPEHPPLNPIKPELLIDLPF comes from the coding sequence ATGCCCTACAATCCACAAATTCATCATCGTCGTTTTATTCGTTTAAAAGGATATAATTATACTCAACCAGGAGGATATTTTGTTACAATTTGTACAAAAGAAAAACAATGTTTGTTTGGAGATATTGTTCAAGGTGAAATGCGATTTAATTCTTTAGGTGCGATCGCTTTTAATACTTGGCAACAAATTCCTGAAACATTTCCTCATGTTGAATTAGATTATTTTGTCATCATGCCTAATCATATTCATGGCATTTTAATCTTTCATGAAATCCTTTCAGATCCTCAATTCCCCGTAGGGGCGAGGCGCGCCTCGCCCCTACACCGGACATCATTATCACAACTAGAAATCTCAGCAAAATCAACACAACAACCTCATGGTGCTGCCCCAAAATCCTTGGGTGCTGTTGTGGGTTGGTATAAATCTTCTGTTTCTAAATTGATTAATAGAATTTGTAATAATTCCGGTCAAGGATTAATTTGGCAACGAGATTATTATGAAGAAATTATCCGAGATGAAAGGGCTTTAAATCATATTAGAAAATATATCGTTGAAAATCCTGCCCGTTGGGATGACGATCCAGAACATCCCCCTTTAAATCCCATTAAACCTGAATTACTGATTGATCTACCCTTTTAA
- a CDS encoding NACHT domain-containing protein produces the protein MSLPREFLMEMARKYDLSPEQEDAFVIWFNSKKTELEIATELHISDTALRTRMSHVYKKFSINGKGPGKYGRLLNFLTTEYQKFKVSDSQTSNLSEDELNDLVQEVRQKCYEIIQDQCGTMRSLTMSQPIDVSDLYTNVNVLEKITSHRRCEIDELLQDCNPENFDRVGLGRITEKAISGQEAVKKYSKLMVLGKPGSGKTTFLKYLAIQCNQANFKAELVPIFITLKQFAEVAEKPSLLEYITEIFSDYDVSCEQVSILLKQGKLLILLDGLDEVKIEDNSRVIKQVRDLSEKFRQNKFVITCRSAAKTYNFEKFREVAVADFDNKQIFTFVQNWFQLNDLGNFYEFIQELEQNSRIRELATNPLLLTLLCLVFEDSLKFPANRSELYEEGINILLKKWDETRNIERDQVYKNLSLQRKKDLLSQIALTTFERGDYFFKQKELEQYISDYIRNLPDAQNDPEALQLDSEAILKSIEAQHGLLVERAQKIYSFSHLTFQEYFTAKSFAKCTDWPNLVSINHITDPRWREVFLLITGMLKNADELLRLIKKKIDVLVAEDDHLQAFLIWVQQKSSSVKVPYKLSAIRAFYYDISLSLDAACLNPNPYIDLFEECFDSEIAVSLGLNLKHDAVKHSDINLDFELCRILGDAPAFINDSELEFEPELKYLLLEISSKKPDYYLTFDLDAYQYWWDDSVRHLVKKLRYAIIKYRNVGHYWDFKDSQKHLLNQYYNANKLLIDCLNSGCKVSPNVRNEIEQTLLLPISEINPR, from the coding sequence ATGTCGCTACCCCGTGAATTTTTAATGGAAATGGCTCGTAAATATGATCTTTCACCAGAGCAAGAGGATGCTTTTGTAATCTGGTTTAATAGTAAAAAGACAGAATTAGAGATAGCAACAGAACTTCATATTTCTGATACGGCACTTCGCACTCGAATGAGTCATGTTTACAAGAAGTTTAGTATTAATGGCAAAGGCCCAGGGAAATATGGTCGCTTGCTCAATTTTCTAACTACTGAGTATCAAAAATTTAAGGTTTCTGACTCTCAAACCTCTAATCTGTCAGAGGATGAGCTAAATGATTTAGTGCAAGAAGTCCGCCAGAAGTGTTATGAAATAATTCAAGATCAATGTGGTACAATGCGATCGCTCACGATGTCACAACCCATTGATGTCAGTGACCTTTACACTAACGTTAATGTTCTGGAAAAAATTACCAGTCATCGACGATGCGAAATTGATGAACTGTTGCAAGACTGCAACCCTGAAAACTTTGATCGCGTTGGGCTGGGTAGAATAACTGAAAAAGCGATATCAGGACAAGAAGCGGTTAAGAAATACTCAAAATTGATGGTATTAGGTAAGCCAGGGTCAGGAAAAACCACGTTTTTAAAATATTTAGCTATCCAATGTAATCAAGCTAATTTTAAAGCTGAACTTGTGCCAATTTTTATTACACTCAAGCAATTTGCAGAAGTCGCAGAAAAACCGAGCTTATTGGAATACATCACCGAGATATTTTCTGATTATGATGTTTCTTGTGAACAGGTATCTATTCTTTTGAAACAGGGGAAGTTACTAATTTTATTAGATGGTTTGGATGAAGTAAAAATAGAGGATAATAGCCGTGTTATCAAGCAAGTTCGTGATTTGTCGGAAAAATTTCGCCAGAATAAATTTGTAATCACTTGTCGAAGTGCAGCGAAAACTTATAATTTTGAGAAATTTAGAGAGGTTGCAGTTGCAGATTTCGATAATAAACAGATTTTTACTTTTGTTCAAAACTGGTTTCAACTTAACGATCTTGGAAATTTCTATGAATTTATTCAAGAACTTGAACAAAATAGTCGAATTCGAGAATTAGCAACTAATCCACTGCTTTTAACGTTACTATGTTTAGTTTTTGAAGACTCACTCAAATTTCCGGCTAATCGTTCAGAACTTTATGAAGAAGGAATTAATATTTTACTAAAAAAATGGGATGAAACACGAAACATAGAACGAGATCAGGTTTATAAAAATCTATCATTACAGCGTAAAAAAGATTTACTAAGTCAAATTGCTTTAACAACATTTGAGCGAGGAGATTATTTCTTTAAACAAAAAGAATTAGAGCAGTATATTTCTGATTATATTCGCAATTTACCTGATGCTCAAAATGACCCAGAAGCTCTACAACTGGATAGTGAGGCGATATTGAAATCAATTGAAGCGCAGCATGGGTTATTGGTGGAGCGGGCGCAAAAAATTTACTCTTTTTCTCACTTAACATTTCAGGAGTATTTCACAGCTAAAAGCTTTGCGAAGTGTACAGATTGGCCAAACTTAGTTAGCATCAACCATATCACTGATCCAAGGTGGCGTGAAGTATTTTTGCTGATTACTGGGATGTTAAAGAATGCTGATGAGCTATTGAGGTTAATAAAGAAAAAAATTGATGTTTTGGTAGCTGAAGATGACCATTTACAAGCATTTCTAATATGGGTTCAACAGAAATCTAGTTCAGTTAAAGTTCCGTACAAGCTGTCAGCCATACGAGCATTTTACTATGACATATCTCTTTCTCTGGATGCTGCTTGCCTTAATCCTAACCCTTATATTGACCTTTTTGAGGAGTGCTTCGACTCTGAGATTGCCGTTTCTCTAGGTCTTAATCTAAAGCATGATGCTGTAAAGCATAGTGATATTAACCTTGATTTTGAGCTTTGTCGTATCCTCGGCGATGCCCCCGCTTTTATCAATGACTCTGAACTAGAATTTGAGCCTGAACTTAAGTATTTACTGCTTGAAATAAGCAGTAAAAAACCTGATTACTATCTTACTTTTGACTTAGATGCCTATCAATACTGGTGGGATGATAGCGTTCGACATTTAGTAAAAAAATTAAGATATGCAATCATTAAATATCGAAACGTTGGTCATTATTGGGATTTTAAAGATTCACAAAAACACCTTTTAAATCAATATTACAATGCTAATAAATTATTGATTGATTGTCTCAATAGCGGTTGTAAAGTATCGCCCAACGTGCGTAATGAGATTGAGCAAACATTATTATTACCAATCTCTGAAATCAACCCTAGATGA
- a CDS encoding DUF3177 family protein: MFNPLLAVQSPWIQPFVWMDYRLAVIFTVILPLVISIWAFVGKVEAIQRLMVIYWRVASLLMITVYLMIAALPISFLSSIMARILIPISLWFWADLNEEVSEMPASAIKLVFTAWRWAVTVYNSLGAIALVPFLHCAFFKGQKELLADPNCRIWLDPPWLYKATFHPNLTEQFLGFLALVGLAFYILCLGYFVFFKLGKQGRSAMG, translated from the coding sequence ATGTTCAATCCTTTACTGGCTGTACAATCTCCTTGGATTCAACCGTTCGTCTGGATGGATTATCGATTAGCGGTTATCTTTACAGTTATCCTGCCGTTAGTAATCTCCATTTGGGCGTTTGTTGGGAAAGTAGAAGCGATTCAACGGTTAATGGTTATCTATTGGCGTGTTGCTAGTTTGTTAATGATTACCGTGTATTTAATGATCGCTGCTCTGCCAATTAGCTTTCTTTCCTCAATTATGGCACGGATTTTAATTCCGATTAGCCTTTGGTTTTGGGCGGATCTCAATGAAGAAGTTTCAGAAATGCCAGCTTCAGCCATCAAGTTAGTTTTTACTGCTTGGCGGTGGGCTGTGACCGTTTATAATAGTTTAGGTGCGATCGCTTTAGTTCCTTTTCTACATTGTGCATTTTTTAAAGGTCAAAAAGAATTATTAGCTGATCCAAATTGTCGGATCTGGTTAGATCCCCCTTGGTTATATAAAGCAACCTTTCATCCCAACTTAACTGAGCAGTTTTTAGGCTTTTTAGCTTTAGTGGGTTTAGCATTTTATATTCTGTGTTTAGGTTATTTTGTATTCTTTAAATTAGGAAAACAAGGACGTTCAGCTATGGGGTAA
- a CDS encoding Calvin cycle protein CP12, which produces MNNINELIEKELEEARAVCDVSGATSKECAAAWDAVEELQAEASHQKQEKPKTSFQVYCDDNPDAAECRLYED; this is translated from the coding sequence ATGAACAACATCAACGAACTCATCGAAAAAGAACTGGAAGAAGCGCGTGCAGTCTGCGATGTTAGCGGCGCCACTTCTAAAGAATGTGCAGCAGCTTGGGATGCTGTGGAAGAATTACAAGCGGAAGCTTCACACCAAAAACAAGAAAAACCCAAAACCTCTTTCCAAGTTTATTGCGACGATAACCCCGATGCTGCTGAATGTCGGCTTTATGAAGATTAA